The genomic interval CTGGCAAGAGGTGATAATGATCTTGAACTCCATACACAATGAAGCACACATGACGGCAAGCTTTGAAAACACCAGGCAGACTCAAAAGACCCACAATGCCACACTGAGGCTGCACACAACAGAGCAATGACCCCCGTCAAGAAACAATACGACAAGCAGGCAGACCAAGCGACGTTTAACGAGACCAcactgagcagaaaacacacagcgagCAGCGACACCCTGAAAGGAGCGCACACAGAAAAAAGTACACAAAGGAGTGGGagatgatgagaggaggaagccACAAGACAAAGTGAGACAGCGCTAAGGGAGAACGGGAGAAGGCATgcggaggcggaggaggaggagaggtggtggtgggggtggaggaggaggagggggaggggagagaaaacTGAGCTCACAAACGTGTAAAAAGACAGACGAGAGTGATTTCAAATTCTAACATTTATTAGATCTACTCAATCACAGGTACAGAGTTTATTGGCAGTGATTATCTACAACAGGCATCTAGAGAGGGAGTGAATGACCCAGATAAAGAATGACAAGCAATTCAACAATGTCACCAGTGCTAAGGAGCACTCGTCCTCCAATGACTAATTATTTTCAACATTGCTTGGTCACTACAGCAGGAGATGACACCTTTCATGACTCACCAGTTCTAGAGAGTTgcgtaagaaaaaaaaaagcttttgacATTGACATTGTTGAATTGCTCTTAACTAAAGGTGGTGGGATGGAGAGGAATACAGCATTTATTTTGTATGACTGTTTAGCATTCGCAGATCTGACACTGTAAAGCAGTTTCATGGGTCTGGTTTGCTACGATGTTTTCTGGTCGTACATAATGAAGCCACAATGCCGGGAAACACAGCCGCTAATCTCATCACTTTCAAATGTTCAGTTGTTCTGAATTACAATCTTCAGTACAACATCCACTGACTACAGTCATGTCAAATATTGATCATTAATCTGTATGCATTATGCATATATTATCAATACTCATAAGATCTGcaatcagtgacatcagcatTCTCATGCAcccaaaactacaaaacaaaccaaatatttCACTGGAATAAGCGAATCCCAGTTATAACCCAACAACCTGTGGTGTGGGAAGTGACATCCAAGATAATGTTACTCACTGAACAAAATATACACATCACTATTTACATTGACATGCTTTGCTAagtttaataaaacaaaacagtttgaaTGATTGGCAAACTGAGAAAGAGTCAATATCAATTTGTCATTAAAGTGCATCAGAGTCAGTGTAGAGGGAGTTTTATCATGAGGGTGGTCTGGTTTAGACCACCGGGGAGAgagcgcacacatgcacatacgacacacacgcaaacacacggAGCACTGGTTTGTTACACTGTAGAAATACCTGAAGTGGACTTTCCCTCTCCACCTGCGTCTTGAGAGTGGGAGCAGGGTGGTGGCGGGGTGAAGTTGGCTCCAGGCAGGCTGCCCTCGAAGGACGGCATGGAGGGCGGTGATGGAGGCATCAGGGTGCTGTTGGGGCTGTTGATGTCGCCCTCCCCCACGAGGGTCAGGTCGGTGTGGACGTCCTCCTCCACAGTGCGGAGGCTTGGCCGGGTGTCTGAGGGCCGGGAGATGGGGGACAGATGGGTGCCAAAAGTTGGGTGGCGGGGAGGGGGCAACAGGCACCGCCTGGTCCCCGAGTGTCCATTGGCActggagctgagggaggagTCCAGGCTCTCAGAGCGAAGGCTAGAGGTGAGGGCCCCCCGCGAGGAGACGCCGTTCTCCCGGGTCTGTTTCAGGGAGTCAGGAGTGGAGCAGGCCACACCAGGTGGAGTTAGGCGCAGGAAGTCAGGAAGCACCAGGTCTTCTTTGCTCAGGAGCCCACGCTGGTCATTAGCTCGGGTGCTCTGTGCCCGGCTCAGCAGCTCAAAGAATTCTGCAAAACAGATCAAACAAGTTCACTCACTTAAACTTTCCAAACAGTTGAGCACCTGGAAGAAACGGATTAGTTGGGTTTATCATGCAGCAGAGCGGCCTGACAcctgacagagaaaataacCCTCCAGAGCTGCCAAAGATAGCAATTAGTCCTGAGGCAAAGCGAAGCTAAGAAATCCTCCAACAAgtcaaataaagaaagagagagaaagaaggaaaaggggGATTTACCTTCAGCTTCATCTATATtaatctttttctgttttctcttttcccctGGGAGTGCTGAGTCTGGTCCACTTGCTCTCACAGAAAAGTCCTTTGGTGTTGACCTCTCATCTCCCTGCAGATGCAACAATAACAATGCACTCTGTTAGGGGATGGAGGgacgggggaggagggagaggggtcGTATGGGGGAGGCTAAGCGTGAGCTGCCAAGCACCCTACTGAGCAGAGTGTCCAGATTTACTGAGGACCCGCATGTAAAGATGAGCCCGGTCCATCTGTTGAATCGATGTCTTTACTGACCTTGCTAGTATCTAGACCAACTGCTATCTGCCTACATATGGTGCAATAACTCAAGCATGGAGAAACATGAGCAAGTGAGTCAGCAACAGGCAGTGTTAGGGCAGAGaataccaaaaaacaaacaaacaaaaaaaaaatcaggaagtACACACCAATTTAAAGCTCGTCAAAGACAGTAAATGTTAATAAAGATTAACGTGGGCCACTAAATTACGCTGAATGTTGCAGCAAGCAGAGCAGCAAGAGAAAAGGGCAAAACACCACATCTGGATTTTTAGGCAATGTGTGAGATGAAGATGTCATGAGGACTTACTGTGGCAGAAAAACTCCTGGTTGGAGGGTGGCCTTTCAAGGAGGAAGACTTGGATTTGTCTgttggaagagagagagagagagacgagcaTTAAAAATTCATCCGGCTGTCAGACTGATGAGgagaaagtgagacagagagggaaggtgaGGACACTTAAGACATAAGAGATTAGTGCTGAAAAGCTTGAACATGTGAATCAATGGAATACCAGAGGTGGACGTGATTTACAATTAGCAGTTAGATTTCTGGAGTTGATGACAAGCTCCAGCGGGAAGAAAACCCCCTCTGGTCCATTTAAAATCCAGTTAAGCTCTTTGTCACTTTGTAATATTTAGTGTTATATATTGTGTTACAGTGTGATAGATGGTGTTACCTTTGCCTGAAGCTGGGTCTACTCGCTCCAACACAACCCGCAGGCCATCCAAACTCGATATGGGGGCGCCCAGGTCCAAAGGCTCGGTTTCTCCACtctaaaacaaaacacatttcatgatCAGCACATCAGCATCTTCACCTGTTGTGCAGAAGCCTAAATATGGTACAGTTCCTCTTCATGTACGGCAGATATTTGAGTTCATGGGCCTTTGCTAAATTCATAAACCCTCTTTCAGCTTTGGTCTACTGTATAATACAGTTCTAATGCCTGGATACCCACAGGACTAAAATAAATCATCTGGCAGGGGTTTAGGGGAGGAGTAAAGAGTCGGCATGTTTGAGGAGTGTCGTCATCCTTAATTATATCCCTAGTGCTCCATCTTCGGAGGCTGGGCTGAGTCAGAGCGCTAACCACCGTGTAGAGATGGAAAAGGATGCGGTCGCTTCCCTCCCCTAACCATGATACTCCACCCTGTGgcactgtcacacactgcacaggCTGCTCTCAGGACACACAGGAGCTTCAAAAGGATTAAAGCATTGTAGCCACTGGGGACGACTTACTATTTTGGCCACAAGATCACTGAGGTGGAGGCCATATTTGGCCACCACGGGACGCAGGACTTCAGTAACGGGTTTGGTAGGTTTGGCTTTCAACCCCACGGAGCGGTTAATGGGTACCAGGTCCAATCTAGGAGCAAAGAGCACAAGTCAACGCCAGCACTGACATGAAAGCATAAACAGAAATTGTGATATTCAGAGGAAGTTCACAGATCCAAGCAAACTTTGATTGATCATTCATACCTAAACAAGGTCCGCTTCTCCAGTCTCAAGTCTCGTGAGCTGAGGGTCATGCAGTCTTGGTCCAACACCAAAGGCTATGAGGAGAAAAGCATCAAACTAAACATTAGCAGCAGATTAAGAAAAGATAATCCTTTATTCTGCCTGAAGCCCTAATACCAAAAGCAAACATGCCACACTGTAGCCTTTTTATACAGCAACTGAAAGACACCTTCACCACTTTTAATCCTCTGTAATCTTTTCAGTTGATTTCTGTtgaattcagcttttttcaATTAACTCCTGACAATGACTCCTCACAAAATAAAGCATCTTTAAAAGCTAAGTGTAGTCGTGCCGTATTTACCAAGGTTTGATTCAGAATAAACACAAGCTTGAGTGAATTCATTCAAGAGCTGCTTGCAGCAGTGTTCTGCTTCCTGACGCATTAGCAGCAGATGCTCTTAGCATTAGTCAGTCATTTATTGGCAGCATCTGCCTCCCTCACCTTCTCCCCTCCCACCAGGAAGAGGTCGACGGCAGCGATGTTGACGCTGATGCTGTGACAGAGATCTTGGAGGACCTCCCTAATGGAGGCGCCGGGCCGGAGAGTGATGGAAGAGCAGGAACCGTCGGGAAGCATCACGCTGCAGAGTTTGGGGGAGCGTTCCCATACTCCAACTGAATGTCGATTATCAGACTGCAGATACACAGTTAGAAAAAGATTCAGAGGCTTAATTCAACATGGAGGACTGGCTTATGGGTGTACAAGGATGCATAGATTCAGTTGTAGCTGTAGCCACATTTGCTATAAACAAAATGTGAGTGGGCTGAcaagtaaaaaagaaataaataaacaacctCAGACTATTATGATGGCTTCACCAGACCCTGGGCtctgtgttgccatggtgatcTGTCCAGAGGAATCTTACCTCAATCTtcccagcagagcaggaagtggcCATCTCCAGACTGGTACCAGACGACAAGGAGCCCTGGGACTCCCTCCGCCCATTACTGCCCCAGAAGTCtgcacaaaacagcacaggggATGATGAATTCATGCAGATAAGAGACATTTGCACACCACTCACATTAAACGACACTCACAACATGCAACACCGAGACAGTGTCTAGTTATAATGACTAATGACAGTGTTTCTCATTTGTGATTGTGGTTTTGTTGCCACAAAATCTTGGCAGGCGAAAAGATGTATGTCATCAAACAAGATATTTGTGAATTAACAGTAGATGTTACATTCGAGTGCAGCTACATTCAGTGAGGCACACTGATGCTAAAGCTCCAGTGTGAAATGCACATGGGGTTCAAAACATGTTGTATACCTGTTTGACGACTTGTGCTTTCAGGGGAGatttacaaacaaaaaaaatgagaaatgatcATTGCTGTTGTATTTAACTAAGCCTCattgtcaaaaaacaaaagtttcaTATCATCATATCCTCATTTTGATATTTTACCACCTTTAAAACACTGGCTCTTTGTGGATATTTTACAGCAAGTGCAGTGTTCGACAGCTGTTTAAAGCTAAAATTTAAGCACTTTTCAAGGTACCTAAGAGGTCCAGTCTCTCCAAGGCTTTATTATCACTttgaaattattaattaaaaatgaaaaattaattatttttaattaaaatgcaaaaaaacagtTTACAGAATTCCTTTATACCCACAGCAACCAATGTATATTctcactttgtttattttaccaGCTGTTTATATTCACCCTGATTGTATGTTTTGATTATGATCATTCAATGCTTGCTAATTTCAACAGCAGGAGTCAACAGACAAATATGACGAGAGGattgtttcctttcatttttggtttaTAAGAGCGACGACACATCAGCCTTTTTCAAGGAGTATTTTTGCATTCGAGCATATTCCTAATGTTGAAAACAGAACTTTTAAAATTATAAGCGTTTTCCAAACTTTCAAGACTTTGCAGAAACCCTGCAGGTTTGTTTTTGCCAGTGTACCAGCAATGTGTGTGTAACACTTTGATCACTGCAGGGCAGCTGTGTTTCTACATGCCTCCCCCGCGTGCACTCTGGAGCTGGCAACGATTTGGTGTCTTGTTCAAGGACACATCAGCACTTTGGAAGTTTGTGAGTTGCAAAAGTTTTACAAAGTTGGTATCTTGGTAACCACAAGGCGATGGGCTTGTTAATTACCGAGGTTAATGTCTCCAATGTCCTTCTTCTTTGGGCCCTTCCCGAAGCTCCTGTTGCGGGACCATGAGAAGAAGATGCCGCGTTTCTTGTCGGCACTCTCATCTCTGCTGTCCTCGGTCAGTGACCTCCCTGACCTCTGCTTTCTGGCCTCCTGCTGGTCGGAGAATATAAACACGAAAGATTTTACCCTCCGTACTGCACTGATGAGCGATGTCAACAATGTCATACTTCCATGAAATGCCCCTTGGGGCGGTCAAAAAGCAAGAGTTGCACCTTTTTCGGAGTGGAAAGCGTTGAGCGATCGGAGCTGGCACTGTGTTTCGAAGGCGCAGGGCTGCAGGGAATCTGGTAGGGGTCTGGCAAGGGTCGGCCATCCACCTCAGCACGCATACACTCTTGGTAAAGGGAGGACTTGAGGAATCGTGAATAACTGTCAAACTTCATCAGGTTGAAGATCTGTAGATGTGCAGGAAAAAAGAGTAGCTTGTGAGTGAActgacagcaaaacacagaggagaaggctAACCCTGTGTTAGCGGCAgcgatggagaggaggagatgcacGCAGGGTCAAAAACAtaggagtgaggaggagaaaatgaaacagtCAGAAACAAGGAAACTACTAGTGTTAACATATGGTTACAGCTTATGTTATGACAGGTGTGCTAAAAGTTAACATTTTATCATGTTAACTGAAAATATACAGATCTCTGACTGCATGTCTATGTGTACAGCGTGCGCTAGATTCTCTGTGGGTGTATGCCAGTTTGTGTTTATCTACTCTGGTAAGGCTCAGAGTCCTTTCGTAAACAAACCCAGATGGCCACAGAAGAAACCCAATATGCTTCTGCAAAGTGGCTAAAGGCAAGAAGAGAGCAAAACCCCATTCTGAACACAGAGACCCTCCTACTAATAACGAATGGTGTCTAGAAAAATTACTTGATCTTCACTgttgacacaaaacaactgaaTAATTAAGAGAAAGTTTAAATTGTCCTGAGCTcactactgctgctgtgctgttggtACCTGTAGCTGCTGCATCTTGAACATGTCGGGCCGTGGGGAGGTGAGGACGTCATCAGCCAGCTGGGCCTGGCTGTCGATGTTGACCGGCATGGTGGCCTTGCTGGACAGGAAGCTGTTGTAGATCTCTCCGGCTCTCTGGGACAGCTGCACGATAAGGTTTGATAATGCAGAACATCAAGAACAACTGTAGAAAAatatgttgctgtgtgtctccTTATCCTCTCttttattaatgtttatttGCACACAAATTCTAAAGGCACCAGGGTGTCATTTATTGTGTATTCACCCTTTGTTAAAGGTGACTATCTTACTGTGCCTTAAAGTGGTGCtttcaaacaaagacacatttgtgGGATTTGTCAGAACCGATAAATGGGAGAACAGAGAATCAAAAACTTCTTCTCTGCAAAATGATATTCactaatcattattttttttcttatgtgGTTAGTTTTAAACTCTGACTTATAATAAATCTGCAGAGaggtcacacagacacatataccTTAATTTGTTTTAAGCAGACAGAaaccaaaaaggttgggaatcGCTGCTGCAAAGGAAATGTTATTTCATCAGCGTGCATGTTTTTAGCAGTAGGATTTCCCCAGCGGGAAACAAAAGCTTAAAGGCAGTATGACTGGGATTTGTggtttgtaaacacaacattcaaagtTTGCTCCTCCTCCCAGGCTCGTAGCTTCCTCTTGGATGTGTGCTTAAGATCTGGCACCTGGTCTACGTTTTTATAAAGCCCCAAACTCACACCCTGTGCGCTGTTTGCGGCTACATACCACTGCCCAAGGGCTGACACCCTGAAACATGGGGATATTCTGCAGATGCAGATATTTCGTATGAGTCTATGCACTGTTTTTCAGAGAAGTCCGACTCATTCTGAAGTTTGGAACAAACTCGAAACCTGCAAAGGCTACAAACCACACATAAAGACCTTTTCCACCATCTCGCACAGACAGTCAGGAAGGAGCATAAACCTATCATAAACCTTGACTgggtaaatacacacactgaacaacTGCCGTTCTGACAGTCGGTGACCAAGCAAATCCTATCATCTACATGCAGTGAAATTGCATCGAAAGGGcgaaaaaacatggaaaaaagaaTAGAGTTTGGTTGAGATCCTGGCTGGAGAGGCGCGTAAGACTGTATATAACCTAGACGAGGAAATGGAGGTGAGTGAACTTTGTAAAATGAAGCGGATTTCAGGTAAAGCTGTTTAATTACCGGAATGTCTCCCTTCAGCAACACACAAGTGATGTAATAGGTCACCCATCTCAGTtgcaaatgtcaaacatgttaaaaaaaatctttatgaGAACGACTCGCAGCGACTGGATCTGGAGACTAAATCTTTAGATATCACACACTATGATTTCATCTTGTTTATCTACTTACATTCTCCCATTTAGGCAATGTTGCGCCAATTCAGCAGATTACAGTATGAAACGAAAACACCATATAAAAGCTCAGACTGCATCTGTAGCTGAACTTACCTGCTTTTTATCAGTTGCAGGGACATGACTGAAGTATTCACAGGCCTGCCAGAACAAGATATTCTCCTCACTGAATTCTTTCTTGAGAAATTCCTGTGGAGACACATAGTACAAGAGTTTCTATATGATGTCAAACTGGTGctcattttctgctctctccggtgctgctgctgctgttgttgttgttgttgttgttgagaccAGTAGCGAGGAAAAGAAATTATTGGGTGTAATGTTGTGAACAAGATTGGTGTAAGTGTAGGCGCAGAGTTGTGTGGGCGAGTGCAGTTCTGATCAGTGTTGAGAGAAGGTGAGGAGCGAGGTGGTTCTGGGACACCAGAACTCAATGTTTGAGCCTTTTGAAGGTGTTGTGGGCTAAATTCAAAGACACATCTTTTGTGTGGGAGGTATGGTAACATAAATGAAATGCCTGTACTCACTAAGGTTGGACATCGAGCACTAATTCTGAACTTGAACCTATTTCAAATCTGTACGAACCTCAGATTTGTGAAGAGACTGATACAGCAAAATGTAATGACTGAAAGCAATTTCATACATGAAGGTAGGTGGTCTAACATGACATTGTATGGGAATGCACCATTTTTATGTCCCTAATTGCAGTTAAAATGCCTAATCATTAGCTGATAGAAGAGCACAAGTAAAAACAGCGTAAAACTCAGATgatattttcactgtgaaagATTTCTTAAAGCTTTATCATCCACCATTTATTTggtttcctttccttctccaaTAACACACCATCTATCAATGAATCCAAACACACAACCGTGCTGCTCACCAAATTAGTTTTACTCATAAATCTGAAGCACCAAGAGACTTCATGCCAGCTGTTTTGATGAAGTCTGGCAGGATTCAATCAATTAGAGAAacttttctgattttttttggtCTTACCGAGAAGTAGCGCACGCCCACTGGATCCTGGAGAAGACGCTCGAAGCAGCCGGCCCAGCTGGCCACGCGCTGCTCTGGGACCCCTCGATGGCTGCCTGCTCCTGGAAGACTGCCATTACTGTTCAGGCTGCTCTGGCTGCAGCATCCCTGCAACTGAACTCCACTATAGTCTGCAAGACGGGAGAGCAAAATGCAAAGGTTAATGCTAACCAGAGGGAATGTTAGAGCCACTCTCCTGTGTGCCTTCTTAACTTCCTAAATATTCATAGGgattttagcatttttgtgtgtttttctt from Chaetodon auriga isolate fChaAug3 chromosome 24, fChaAug3.hap1, whole genome shotgun sequence carries:
- the LOC143316932 gene encoding regulator of G-protein signaling 12-like isoform X2 encodes the protein MHTGPYMEQTLTLNSSAASSDGDYSGVQLQGCCSQSSLNSNGSLPGAGSHRGVPEQRVASWAGCFERLLQDPVGVRYFSEFLKKEFSEENILFWQACEYFSHVPATDKKQLSQRAGEIYNSFLSSKATMPVNIDSQAQLADDVLTSPRPDMFKMQQLQIFNLMKFDSYSRFLKSSLYQECMRAEVDGRPLPDPYQIPCSPAPSKHSASSDRSTLSTPKKEARKQRSGRSLTEDSRDESADKKRGIFFSWSRNRSFGKGPKKKDIGDINLDFWGSNGRRESQGSLSSGTSLEMATSCSAGKIESDNRHSVGVWERSPKLCSVMLPDGSCSSITLRPGASIREVLQDLCHSISVNIAAVDLFLVGGEKPLVLDQDCMTLSSRDLRLEKRTLFRLDLVPINRSVGLKAKPTKPVTEVLRPVVAKYGLHLSDLVAKISGETEPLDLGAPISSLDGLRVVLERVDPASGKDKSKSSSLKGHPPTRSFSATGDERSTPKDFSVRASGPDSALPGEKRKQKKINIDEAEEFFELLSRAQSTRANDQRGLLSKEDLVLPDFLRLTPPGVACSTPDSLKQTRENGVSSRGALTSSLRSESLDSSLSSSANGHSGTRRCLLPPPRHPTFGTHLSPISRPSDTRPSLRTVEEDVHTDLTLVGEGDINSPNSTLMPPSPPSMPSFEGSLPGANFTPPPPCSHSQDAGGEGKSTSEGQTGTSSSSQSPTDRSEAAQTVQEVMDVEGVHLEEGTLETSQGEDSELSLSFQGYVAELRQCQSKMRNVQMPHNGRNPPEGKDCTTDLYKATVV